One Micromonospora sp. WMMD812 genomic window carries:
- a CDS encoding VOC family protein — protein MTVTHLQLISVPVRDQDRARDFYVDVLGFDLQADNPMGPDQRWVQVGPKGAATALTLVTWFPTMLPGSLKGLVLETDDLEADVAALGARGVVFADGGIQDAPWGRYATFDDPDGNGIVLQATARG, from the coding sequence ATGACCGTGACCCATCTGCAACTGATCTCCGTTCCGGTGCGTGACCAGGACCGGGCCCGCGACTTCTACGTCGACGTGCTCGGCTTCGATCTTCAGGCGGACAACCCGATGGGCCCCGACCAGCGCTGGGTGCAGGTCGGCCCGAAGGGGGCGGCCACCGCGCTCACCCTGGTGACCTGGTTCCCGACGATGCTGCCGGGCTCGCTCAAGGGTCTCGTGCTGGAGACCGACGACCTGGAGGCCGACGTGGCGGCGCTCGGCGCCCGGGGCGTCGTCTTCGCCGACGGCGGCATCCAGGACGCGCCCTGGGGTCGGTACGCCACCTTCGACGACCCGGACGGCAACGGCATCGTGCTCCAGGCCACCGCCCGTGGCTGA